The window atcatcctctgataaacatgacaagttTGTTGGTCACCTttaataatcaaaaaatgctgcagaacgTATTCgagctgtttggcaggaagtatgggtcacatgatcagactacgaatagacgattagaccaagccgaaacgaaactgtaaactagcgagcatctatatttgatacgggctcttcggtaaaacccgaagtgtgtGTCATAAACttgtgctacaagaagttttatattgagccttttattggcctttcaattcacgtgagaacatcacgtgtcaaaacaataaccaaatcgtttgagtatgtcagagaaataaattgattccaatcaacggcggtttcgtgatggcgtggcaattaactgttcgtttttgagcttttaagagcttgtaatcacatttccccatattttgcgcctacagcacaagcagagtaagacatggtgaaccttttgataccaaataactgtaatgtgaattttgttgcaagtcaacctttaaggtaacAAAACATAAAACCAGTCAATGTTAAACATTTAGTGTTTTTATTCTTTTGGAGTCTATAAATAAAAGaaactgtatatataatgcTTATTTACATAATGCTGGCATAACATAGACATTATGTAAACATTATAATCTGAATCATCTGAAGACAAGCCTTAGTACCACGAAGTAGCTATAGTTGTCACACTAAATCCATTAACAATGTATGGAATATGAACATGAATCTTATGTTTTTTCTAATATTAAGTATAAtatcaatatttaattttttattgataaaacttaaaattttagttttaatatagaacagaataaaaatgtttaagttTGCATATTAGTTTGTATCTGTTTGGTATGTTAGTTGGGATTTTAATATTCTGAAATTATTGCTGTAAGCTAAAAATATCCCATTTACTgatttacatttataataagGAATGAATTGCTGTTAGTCTCTGAGTGACTTTGGAATAGACAAGTTAACTCGACTTGAGTTGATAAACTTATGATACTTCTAAAACTGGTTGAGTCTAGTTGAGTCTAATACGCTCTTTAAACTCGAACTCGAAGACAATCtaaatttaatttcattttcaatagcCAAATAATCTTTGGATTTGTTAGTGTTTATAAAATAGCTTTGACCAAATACAGTTCTTCCATCTTTTGTAAATACAACGCAGTAATCCTATACTACATATAGAGCAATCATATACTACATATAGAGCAATCATATACTACATACGTATAGAACAATCGCATGACACGATTAAGGAGTCAAGGGAGACCAGGCGAAGCTAAGAGCCATAGAGTATAATCAGAGAGATAAGAGTCAAGTGCCGGATGGATGCCACACAGTTTGTGTACTTAAACTCTATATTGAAGTAATAATGTTGGGCGGATGTCGCCTTGCAATAGTGTTCAAATCTATAAACAAGCTCTTCAGCTAACATTCATGGGCACTTCTGTATGATCTTCATTTTAGAGTTGAGTTTCGTTTAGTCATCAGAGTTAAATATGAATATTAATGTCTGTTCTTGCAAAAGACAAACACCCAGCTTCCGAGAATAAGGTGGGTGGAGATAGAAAATGTCTGACCATTCATATCTTTACATTTACTGTATGCTGGAGGTAGGGGACAACGCCCACCAGAGTCGTCTTCTTCTCTCCCGTTTATTTtggcaaacaaaagcattattTGTAAACTTACTCTAAAATCTAGAGAGTTGAAATAAGCTCAGAGTTACCAGTTATAGTTATTCCACTCTTCCATGCCAGCTGAAtgatattatttaattattcttCAGAATACCTACCAGATAGTGGTGAGAAAGAATAAGAAACACAGAGAATGATTCAATTAAAAAGACTGACTACCATCTTACCATCAtaccaaattgaaaaattaggAAAATtagaaactttaaaaacaagtcttTCAATAACTAAGTTAAGGCTGCAACTTAATCAGAATGGAACACAAATAATTATCAGTTATGCAAGAGTCTATTAGTATGTTTACAAGAgtttacaacaattttaaattttgttttcagGCTAAAAATCTGATATCCATTCTCAACAACTAAATCGATGACAAATTCAGCCGCTATTTATATACGCATAAACAAGAATATAAGTACTTAGGGAAATGACAAGTTGCATTTTTAATGTTCTGTAGAAGAGGAGATAGGACACCTTACTTCCATTATAATCTAGTGTCTGGAATCTCATGAGTTCTcagagagtgatagataacaCATAGCCTCAGGAACTAAATGTTtacataaaacataattaaGGGTGTTGAACGATTAACCCCTAACTTGTATGACAGTGACTGTTTAAAGTGTTTACTCGCAATGCTTATAAATACGAGTAGCTAGGAAGGCTCTAACCACATATCAACTTTTCACGCACAGGTGTAAGGACAAGCATCACGTGATTCATTTAGAGAAAAATTGTTATTGTCGCTTTGAGGTCAGCCAACTGAGTATCAAGAGCATAGAAAAACGTCAGTAAACTACTACAAGTGgaattgtttataaaaagcAACATGAGGAGCCAAGCCTATACTTCAAAGGTGAGTAGAAAGTGTTTTGTTAGCCGGATACATACTGTATGGGACTCACCCGAGCTCTTCTTTCTCAATTTCATATTGGGAAACCGACTCTCGAAGGGCAAAATATTCAATAAAGACAGATCTTACCAGGAGCTTTGCCATTCAGTCTTTTTAAATTAGTACAAAGAAAGCTGagataataaaaattgctgtaTAAACTGAAACCACATAATTGAGCAACAATTTAAAtatctaatataaatataaaaaacttttacagaaaaaaatcagtaatacaattttttttacaaatttttatcaCAAAGCCAACCACAAGCTTTTAGtcaaaaaatagttttgttcaAACTTAATGCTTTTATATTTCTATGTAAATACATACTTATTAAATCTTGTCAACTTCCATGTAAACCTACATACTTACATATGACTGGCTGTCACTTTTGACCTGTTATATAGTCAACTGACCTGTTGACTATAAACTGTAattacacacatgtatatacgaATGTAACTTTATAAACCGTACATACACGGAAACATAACTGTAGTAATAGAAATTTGGTATGTAAATGCACATATAGTATTATAAATATCAgtaaagaaatttattaaatgttcataaatatgtattaaaaatatttttatagtttatttATGCACATTATTGCTGGGAATATTGTAGCACAGTACATATACACATAGGCTACTAGAttaatgcccggcattgcatatatatacatatgtattatatgtatatacacacacatatatatatatatatatatatatatatatatatatatatatatatgtgtgtgtatatacatataatacatatgtatatatatatatataatatacacaagAATGAAACTGTATGAATGTGTAGGTATAGAGAACCTAACATAATAAGACTTATTCCAGATACTGGCAGTCATGCTCTTAGTTCAAATCTGCTTATGCACTGGAAGGAGTCTCATCTCATCTAATATACATCTAGCAGCAGACAGCACTCAACCTAAGATCTCTTCACAGACAGCAGACTGCATCGGTGAACTTTGCAAGGAAACAGAACAGTAAGTATAACATCGTGCTAGAAAGTGATGCAGTGACATTGATAACCATAACTAGGatgataaaatctactgtaTTTAGACCTATGCATTCAGATGGTATATTCTATGCATTCAGATGGTATATTCTATGCATTCAGATGGTATATTCTATGCATTCAGATGGTATATTCTATGCATTCAGATGGTATATTCTATGCATTCAGATGGTATATTCTATGCATTCAGATGGTATATTCTATGCATTCAGATGGTATATTCTATGCATTCAGATGGTATATTCTATGCATTCAGATGGTATATTCTATGCATTCAGATGATATATTCTATGCATTCAGATGGTATATTCTATGCATTCAGATGGTATATTCTGAACTtgcattaattaataatatttcagCTACTAAAATGGCTGTTTATTTCTGCAAGGCATTAATTGTATCCATAGTAACCGAATCAAGGCTGATCACTAGAGTTGTTTACAATAAATCAGTCTCATCAGGTTTGTGGAAGAAGTCAATTGTTATTACAAATAGGCCAGAAGGAAACAAGTGTAAATGCTgcataattctgtgtgttttaAACCATGCCATCTCGATATGTGAGAACCTTTTCAGATGATCATGTCAGATTCACCTATTGCTGCCTTCCTATAAATTACccgttttataatttattagaaGTATGTTTAAGAACTCATCAGCgtgatattaaataatactggcACGAAGCTATAATTATGCCCTTATCTAATTGATGTTGAGTGGTCGTGACACTCCCACCATCCCGCACTCATTACATGCAGGGCGTCTATATCGCTCTCTTATCTCTTCTCTAGGATGGTTTGACATTTAATTCAACGCCGTGACGTCAGATTGTCTGGTTACACAGCTATGTAACGAGGTTACGGGTGCCAAGTAGCAACATCGGCTACGATTTTTAATTAAAGATAAATACTATTTTGTAAAAGGTGTCATGATAATTGTGTTTTGTTTACAGGCCAACCATAAGAACAGTTCGTCATGGAACACCCACAAAAAATCGTAAAATTGTTCTTAATCGACAGAAGCGAGGGGATGTTGATGTGAAAATAGCGGAATACATGGCTATGCTGCGTCTACGCAATCCCAACTGTCAAGATGTAGCTTGTGGACTAATACAAATCATCAATTCAGGAAGGTAGGCTCCATCGCCGACCACATTCATAGGAGTCTGCATAAGACCTCACCCTAATAACAGAACCTCGACAACATTGCATAATTATAGAAAAGTGATTGCACACTGAATATGGAAAATTAAACCACTGGTTTGGCAATTTTACATCGATGATCCCTTCATGAATAACTGCATCCTCTGTTCATGCTAACTGTAGAAGCTCTTGCTGAGCATTTCATGCAGAATCTTACATGATAGCACTGCATGCTAAAGCATGGAGTTGAAATAGATACATAGATGGTTTGTTCTGTGGTCAAACCTGAGGATCACAACTTCCTGTGTATTACTAACTGCAAGTCTTGAACTATTTGTCTAACAATCTGCCATCTCCTACTTACAGAGAGAAGAGATCAGCGCATAGACAAGCAACAGCAGAGTGAGCCCCAGATTCATGCCAACTGGCACTCTAAAACCTCATGCTAAGTAAGTGAGCCAATTAATAAAATTGCTTTGGTTACAAGTTTGGCAACAAAAAACATTGAATGGGTAAAAATGCTACGTTTTATATGAGCTTATCAGCGTGTTCATGGCATTTCTCAACTTTTGCATGCAAATGACAGAATTTAGGAGGGATAACAACAAAGCTCTCTTTTTAAAAGGACAAGTATGATTAGTGAACTTTTTGTTCGTGTAGGTTATTTGTGATCAGATGTGGCTGGCATTAGCTAACCATGAATAACACTTACCTCCTGTTTTCGTAGGTCATTCCAATGAATCTCTTGCCATTTTGCATTTGCACCGGAATCTACTCCTGCGAACTGAGAGAACTATACAGAACAAGAGGACTGTTGTGACTTGAATAGACATCTCGGAAATAATTATTACATCGCACACCTTGTGATATTGACCTATGTActgttttaaaacaatattatatctTAATTTGTCTTCTGCTATActgtatttttctattgatAGATATAATCTCAGGTTGTTATTCGATCATCTTGTCTATAATTCTATAATCTGTAAGCATTTATGCTTTGACTTATCTCACAACTATTTATTTTGATTGTTGCAATAAAGACTTTAGTACCAGTTACTCACTACAGATTCTTGCAAATGCTGTAAAACTGTATTCCTGGGCAACGCTTAAGAGTTTTGTGACTGAAAAATTCCTGCCGCATTGCATAAGCATATAACTCAATATTTAACAAGTCATGTCCAAAAGATCTATAAGCATAGCAAAACGGTAAATGCAGATATTCAGGCATAAAACATCCGAATATGTGGCTCTCATTGGTTCAACAGTTGGCTTAGCTGCATGTCTGCTCATGGGGTTGGCATTATTCATCCTCGAGTGCAACACCTCTCTCACCAAATCCATGTTAGAAATGAGTTAGTTTAATTGTAATCCATGTCACTTATTCCTATACATTATCAATCAAATCTATCAAGGTAAGGTGGTTGTATTAAGGGTATAACTGATGATAtttatgataaatatatttatattaaccGCTTAAGGGTAAAAAGGTGGTCTGTTAGGTTTATAAACAATGTCATTATTGAAACCATTTCTAACGTGGTAAGGGGCATACGGATCATTTGGATAGTGATGGTCTCTCTTCCAATATTTTCCCACCATGCGCTCAAGCATCCAGCATTGTCGTTTTGAGCATATGACATGCTGCTTCAAATCTTCAAGTGTCTCTGGCTTTCGTTTCCATAAGCCTTTACGTCGCCCGGCACGGGGCCTGATCCAGAGTCCATTGCCTAGCCTCATAAATCTGCTTGGAACCTCGCGGACTGTCTCAGGTTTTCCTTTTTTCCATGACTGGTAGACTCTAGTCCTGGACTGTTGCATAACAATGCCACTGTTGCCCAGTAACCTGTGAGAGACAATAGATGAGGTCACATGATAGGAATGCGCAGAATCAACGCACCTCACGTCAAACTGGGTTGATGGAGGATGAAATGGCTGATAAGAGAGGCTACGTGACTTGTACACTTGAATGTTAGAGAAGCTGCAGAAAGAGATCAGTCCTTGCCAAATATTCTTAACTGAGTCCATTGCTCAACACACTCACAATGACTATCAAAGAACAACTGAGAGAGATGGGCAGCAGATCAAAAGCCTGACACGATTTAGATTTTGTCACTCTTGCAACAGACTGCATGCTTCACACTTTGGAGTGAAACAAGACATGACTTATATCAGCTCCTCCTCTGaacatgataaaataaaaaagaaaacccTGCTCTATGTTTGATATAGTTGCTAAATCTATGAATACTACCATCATTGTCGACTAAAGACGtgaatttcaaaaaaatttaaatattaactttacaaaaagaagtttaacaaactttatataTTACGACTTTTGTCTACCTTTTACAGACATTCTTAAAagttacatacatatacttGTATTCTTCTATATCCTGACCCCGAGGGACATCATCACTCATACGCTTATCTAAGCTTATCTCAGAGTTATAGTCTGAGAATGAGCGAATAGACAGACAAAAAAAGGGACTTGAGAAAAAGATAATCTATTCCTCTGAATGCAACTGAATGAATATATACTTGGTCTGATTATCGCTACTCGCAGTTAGTGTATCGTGCGTGTCATTCTCTGATGCAACTTGGATGTAAGAAAGTAATAAAATCGCTTTTGCATTGGTGTTCCTACTCAGTACTAGGTTGTagcagtgtcgtatagtttcacagagtcccgtgaccaaaagccggaaacaaaaacgtccgattccaaacaaacccgatcgacatactgatctctaatggaatattcttacctcgctctcaacatctcactcttttgcatttactttactttattacaaaaaatcattagtcgtttcttgtagagaattttgtcctttttcaaatggtgtataatacaataatcaatTTCAAAGGGACTGCCAATGgtagtaatttttgttggttagtgttgcggcatctccattataacttatataaaacaatagtgggcgCGGCTTGTTTGCTTGGAACCGTGCGAGCTTCGATATGCGCAGCCGTTAGCAGCaaaactctgtgaagttatacagctctgttctgtcagagtcatatagctttaaaaagtctcgcgaccaaaaccggaaacaaaaacgtccgattccaaacaaactcgatcgacatactgatctataatggaatattcatacctcgctctcaataccgctcttttttgcatttactttacgtttttacaaaaacgttgtTAGCacctttttgtaggaaattttgttttctttcaaatggttcatgatacaacaatcaatttcaaaatgactgctaatgggagtagtttttgttgattgatGTTGcgacctctccattataacttatataaaaatagtaggcgtggcctgtttgtttggaatcgagcgagatcccgtatacgcttctgttaatcgcgggactctgtgaaactatacggctctgggtTGTAGTAGCCAGGCAACAACTATCATAATATCAACTTGCATGCACCACtattaatgtatatttatatgttaacTAGTGCTGCATTCCCATTACACTTCTGTACTATCATATAAGCCATTTTATACGAGTACCAACTGTAAAGGAGAGAAAGATGAAGCATGACTATGTACATGATTATAAGCTGGACAAATCACAGTTATCTAAAACAATTCACTGCAAGTTGTTTGTAATGATACATACAAACATAGTGACCACTATAGAGATGCCGTGGGGTGTATGAGTGAGTGAGTGTAAATGACTGAGTGCGTGAAGCAACCAGCTAATAGCAGATGGTTAGAGGCATCTTTTGCCTACAAGTCAAGTAAACATGATTAACATGACCTAAGCAATGAAGGACAACTCCATAATGGGAAGACAGCTCTTATGATGTAACTATTGGCAGTTAATCATTGCTAACCAAGGGTGTATATCTTATGAGAGAGGACAATTCCACACCGGTGTtcacaactttttaaaattgagAACAAAATGGAGGTATAATACCAGCTTTACGATTAAGATGTAGCGTGTGAATAAAATCGACTATATCTAAAGCACGCACTTAATATGACTAGATGCGCAAAAGCAAAATGCTGACCTGGATATGAGCCCTGATGAATGAGGCAGAGCTCCATTGTCCTTCCTAATAGACAAGTCTAGGCTAGTTTTAGGTGCAGCTACACTAGATAGAGCTCGCACATGTTCCTTGCTGATAAAGCAGCTAGGGGCTTGCAGCAACTTGCAAGCAGCTAAAATACATACCAACATCTAATTTTAGTCAGTGCTTTGATGCCTGTAATAGGTATGCAGGAATGAATAActtaattttgaaacaaaactaAGTGGTAAGTGCGATAAATATAGCGTGTAAGAAATTAGTCTAGGAGCAGACGCTTGTCAGATAGTAATATAGTCGAGGAACCGACAGCAATGACACGGATTTCATGTATGACCAAAGTGGCTTTATGAACAGCTTGGTGAAAATGAAGGAATAAAAGAATTTGTGTTAtacagtcatgtgcaaaagtatggaGCCGCCCCTTAAGTACTTACAATATCAAACTTCAAGCTGTTGTTACTCAGCTTAGAATAAAGCTACAGCAAATATATTagtatcattttaatgctgaGGGTGTCCTCtatttgattattttaattattaacttGCTCAATTAATAATTACAACAACAGGCTGCCCTCTAAAGTTTAATGTATGGATTTATGCAATCTACTagataattttcaaatgtgaacaACTTTTTGAACAAGTTGGTGGCCTTGAAAAAGGCCGTTGGTTATATAAATATTCTCTATAAGAGTGTGGAGGTGATTTGTGAAGTCTGGTAGTATCAGTACTTGATTGGTCAGCCTTTGTTCTCTGTGACAAGACCACAGCGGTTGGGTTTTGATGTAACCAACTTTTCAGGTTCTGATTGGCTCAATTACGCTGTGCCAAGCTCTCACAAGGCCTTCCATCAGCTCTTCATTAGTCTTGGGCTAAGTCTTGTTTAGTATAGCtgttatatgctacaacacagtTTCCAAGGGATTCAGATCTGGGCTCTGAGCTGGCTATGGCACTGTGCACTCTCTCTTGTTGCATTCATTTTTTGACTTTTTTGACACAGTGGCAGAGAGCACTGTCATCTAGGAACCACCAGTCAGTAGAACCTTTACCAAACAACGCCGTAGAACTTGGTAACACCTCACTTTACAtggttttgatatatttttctctGTTCATCATGCCAAGTACAAAGTCAACCCGTCCAACTCCTAATGCCGCCATACAGCCCCAAACCATCACTGATGCCGCGTGCTTTACCGTGGGAGTACTACACCACGACTTGAAAGCTTCTCTTGGTTTTTTTCTAACATACTGCAAATCAGAGCGGTTAGTAACAGAAAACGTAGATTCATCAGAGAAAATCGCTCTTTTCCACTGGTCCACACTCCATGTCTTGTGCTGGTATGCCCACTTTAATCGATTGTGCCGTTGTTTCTCTGTCACCATTGGCTTCTTTCTTGCTTTACAGCCTTTCAACCTGGCAGCAATTAGTAATATTACTAATTAATATTACTTGTGTCCTGCCAGTCTCTGATTAGTTCACTGCTAGAC of the Watersipora subatra chromosome 4, tzWatSuba1.1, whole genome shotgun sequence genome contains:
- the LOC137393660 gene encoding uncharacterized protein, whose amino-acid sequence is MRSQAYTSKILAVMLLVQICLCTGRSLISSNIHLAADSTQPKISSQTADCIGELCKETEQPTIRTVRHGTPTKNRKIVLNRQKRGDVDVKIAEYMAMLRLRNPNCQDVACGLIQIINSGREKRSAHRQATAE
- the LOC137393658 gene encoding large ribosomal subunit protein bL35m-like — translated: MSCISRIAFAACKLLQAPSCFISKEHVRALSSVAAPKTSLDLSIRKDNGALPHSSGLISRLLGNSGIVMQQSRTRVYQSWKKGKPETVREVPSRFMRLGNGLWIRPRAGRRKGLWKRKPETLEDLKQHVICSKRQCWMLERMVGKYWKRDHHYPNDPYAPYHVRNGFNNDIVYKPNRPPFYP